One region of Nothobranchius furzeri strain GRZ-AD chromosome 16, NfurGRZ-RIMD1, whole genome shotgun sequence genomic DNA includes:
- the mfsd13a gene encoding transmembrane protein 180: MGRSVWGCWQSVSSTAVLYGSLALFTSILHNVFLLYYVETFVAIYKIDKISFWVGETIFLIWNSLNDPLFGWLSDRSFLSSPQSGSQITTPEVVLKRLKALSTNGPLFSLSFLAFWVAWASPGLQFLLCLCLYDGFLTMVDLHHSALLADLAVSAADRTRLNFHCSVFSALGSLSVFLSYWFWDKEDFYSFRFFCVTLAAFSILGFFFVSRLLQRRFKKDAHPKQDEASTLKELSVGSAPFTQPDRAVTIRQYLKQLSKHKNFLWFVSMNLIQVFHCHFNSNFFPLFLEHLLSDNISASAGSILLGISYVAPHLNNMYFLTLCQRYGVYQVIRWLFLLKLGLSVVMLLAGADHIYLLCIFIASNRVFTEGTCKLLKLVVSDLVDEDFVVNRRQQAASALLFGMVALLTKPGQTFAPLIGTWLLCVYTGYDIFDRAPLKDSVMVSDAASSSGTPPLRLGCFYMLVFVPIACALLQLAAWSRFTLHGRKLQGIKTQRQGIQHGHLIDVKAI; encoded by the exons ATGGGCAGGAGTGTCTGGGGCTGCTGGCAGAGCGTCTCCTCCACGGCGGTGCTTTACGGCTCATTGGCCCTGTTCACATCCATCCTGCACAATGTGTTCCTGCTGTACTACGTGGAGACATTTGTGGCCATCTACAAGATCGATAAGATCTCCTTCTGGGTGGGAGAG accATATTTCTTATCTGGAACAGTTTGAACGACCCTCTCTTTGGCTGGCTCAGTGACCGCTCCTTCCTCAGCTCTCCTCA GTCGGGCTCCCAGATCACGACTCCAGAGGTGGTGCTGAAGCGTCTGAAGGCCCTCTCCACAAACGGACCTCTCTTCTCTCTGTCCTTCTTGGCTTTCTGGGTGGCGTGGGCCAGCCCGGGTCTACAGTTCCTGCTCTGCCTGTGTCTGTACGATGGCTTCCTCACCATGGTCGACCTCCATCACAGCGCCCTGCTGGCCGACCTCGCCGTATCTGCTGCCGACCGCACGCGCCTCAACTTTCACTGCTCTGTGTTCAGTGCTCTGGGCTCCCTTTCCGTCTTCCTGTCCTACTGGTTCTGGGACAAGGAAGACTTCTACTCCTTTCGTTTCTTCTGTGTGACGCTGGCGGCGTTTTCCATCCTGGGATTTTTCTTTGTGTCTCGGTTGCTGCAGCGGCGCTTTAAAAAGGACGCTCACCCTAAACAAGACGAGGCGTCAACGCTTAAAGA GCTGAGTGTTGGCTCGGCTCCATTCACACAACCAGACCGAGCCGTCACCATCAGACAGTACCTCAAGCAGCTCTCCAAACACAAGAACTTTCTGTGGTTCGTGTCAATGAACTTGATTCAG GTGTTTCACTGCCACTTTAACAGCAACTTCTTTCCTCTGTTCCTGGAACACCTTCTGTCTGATAACATCTCCGCCTCTGCAGGATCCATTTTATTGG GGATCTCCTACGTCGCCCCTCACCTGAACAACATGTATTTCCTGACACTGTGCCAGCGATATGGCGTTTATCAGGTCATCCGctggctgttcttgctcaaattggGACTgagtgtagttatgctgctagcaGGAGCTGACCACATTTATCTGCTGTGTATTTTCATTGCTAG CAACCGGGTGTTCACAGAGGGCACCTGTAAGCTGCTGAAACTGGTGGTTTCTGATCTGGTCGATGAGGACTTTGTGGTGAACCGACGCCAGCAGGCTGCCTCTGCCCTCCTTTTTGGGATGGTCGCCCTGTTAACCAAACCTGGACAGACCTTTGCCCCACTCATCGGCACCTGGCTGCTCTGTGTTTACACAG GTTATGATATTTTTGACAGAGCGCCTTTGAAGGACTCCGTGATGGTGTCTGATGCTGCCTCCAGCTCAGGGACTCCACCTCTCCGCCTGGGTTGTTTCTACATGTTGGTTTTCGTGCCTATCGCCTGCGCCCTGCTCCAGCTGGCCGCCTGGTCTCGCTTCACGCTTCACGGCAGAAAACTCCAGGGAATCAAGACCCAGCGACAGGGGATCCAGCATGGTCACCTGATTGATGTCAAGGCCATTTGA